TCTTGGAATTGATTCAGGCAGTAGAACATATTGTAGAATGGGGCTTGGCAAGTTTACCAGATGCTGTCCGTATGGCGTCACTTGCCCCAGCAAAATCTGTCAACATTGATCATGTATGTGGACAAATTGTAGCAGGTCGGGCAGCGGACTTCATTGTGGTTGATGATGAAGGCCACTTACAGGCTACGTATTTAGATGGTGTGAAACGCTTTGGTGTCTAGCCTGTTCTTTGATATCTAACGGCAATTCAATTGGCGAAAGCTAAAATAATGAATGATATTCTATTTTATCTAGGAGGAAGATAATGGAAAAATTACAACTTTCACAGGCTAAGTATGATCATTTAGTTCGTCTATCCAATGATGAAAAAGTGATTGCAGCCCTCGCAATTGACCAACGTGGTGCCTTGAAACGGCTCTTGTCGGCAGCGGCAGATGCTGATTTTGGAGATGAGATTTTGGTTGATTTCAAAAAAGTCATTTCAAGTGATTTGACTCAGTATGCAAGCTCTATCTTACTGGATGCGGAATATGGTGTACCAGCTTCAGAATTGCGCCATCCAGATTGTGGGTTTATTGCGGCTTATGAGAAAACAGGATATGATGCGTCAACACCAGGTCGCTTACCAGACTTGCTTCCAAATTGGTCTGCAAAACGGATCAAAGAATTGGGTGCAGATGCGGTGAAAATCTTGCTTTACTATGATGTAGATGATAAGCCAGAAATTAACGATATCAAGCATGCCTGGATCGAACGAATCGGTAGCGAGTGTATTGCTGAAGATATTCCATACTTTGTGGAAATCTTGACCTATGATGCTAGCGATATGGATGTGACATCTCGTGAATATGCAGCCTTGAAACCTCATAAAGTAAATGGTGCGATGCGTGAATTTAGCAAGGCTCGCTACAATGCTGATGTCTTGAAGGTGGAAGTTCCAGTTAATATGAACTTTGTGGAAGGCTATACGGATCAAGAACCTGTTTATAGCCTAGAAGAAGCAAAAGCATACTTTAAAGAACAAGCAGAAGCAACTCATCTACCATTTATCTTCTTGAGTGCGGGTGTATCCGCTAAACTCTTCCAAGAAACACTTGTGGTAGCTAAAGAAGCAGGTTCTAGCTTTAATGGTGTGCTGTGTGGTCGTGCAACATGGAAAGATGCAGTGGCTGTCTTTGCGAAAGAAGGAGAAGCTGCGGCTAAGGCATGGTTGGCAGACCAAGGTCGTCAGAATATGGAAGAATTGAATGGTGTCCTTGAAACGACTGCAAGTTCTTGGCTTGATAAAGTAGAAGTCAAGTAACGTTCTATATAAAATAAAGTAAAAAAATCCAACTCTCATGTCAGAGTTGGATTTTTAGTCAGGATAGATTTACCCAAAAAAGGCTGCATACAAGGCTTTGAGGGCTTTTTCTTTTTCTTCGGTTTTGATAGCGAATAGGACAGATACTTCGCTAGCACCTTGAGAAATCATGGTCAAGTTGACATTTTCTTGAGAGAGGGCAGCTGTTGCGGTAGCTGTTACCCCGACATGACTCTTCATGTTTTCACCAACAATCATGATAATCGACAGGCCATGTTCTATTTCTGCCTTGTCGACTTCTAGTTTAGAAGTGAGCTGACGGAGGATTTCTTCTTCCTTGATTGGTGTTAATTCACGGCTGCGCAAAACAAGTGAGAGGTCATCAATTCCAGTTGGCATATGTTCCCAACGAATATTGAGGTCTTCGAGGATGT
Above is a window of Streptococcus sp. zg-86 DNA encoding:
- the lacD gene encoding tagatose-bisphosphate aldolase, which encodes MEKLQLSQAKYDHLVRLSNDEKVIAALAIDQRGALKRLLSAAADADFGDEILVDFKKVISSDLTQYASSILLDAEYGVPASELRHPDCGFIAAYEKTGYDASTPGRLPDLLPNWSAKRIKELGADAVKILLYYDVDDKPEINDIKHAWIERIGSECIAEDIPYFVEILTYDASDMDVTSREYAALKPHKVNGAMREFSKARYNADVLKVEVPVNMNFVEGYTDQEPVYSLEEAKAYFKEQAEATHLPFIFLSAGVSAKLFQETLVVAKEAGSSFNGVLCGRATWKDAVAVFAKEGEAAAKAWLADQGRQNMEELNGVLETTASSWLDKVEVK